In Acaryochloris marina S15, a single genomic region encodes these proteins:
- a CDS encoding DUF3067 family protein, whose translation MTGEELHQLLINKWGRSYDIQLRRTQGKIFVQVMWRYLEQASFPMSEPEYFEHLGAIATYIRGWDAVQQVEEYIQATKQHPRLGKAVSIPLELGGRTSEWLLEKF comes from the coding sequence ATGACCGGCGAAGAACTGCATCAACTCCTGATCAATAAGTGGGGGCGGTCCTACGATATTCAATTGCGCCGCACCCAAGGGAAAATCTTTGTCCAGGTCATGTGGCGCTATCTAGAGCAAGCCTCATTTCCCATGTCGGAACCAGAATATTTTGAACATTTAGGTGCGATCGCAACCTACATCCGCGGGTGGGATGCAGTCCAGCAAGTCGAAGAATATATTCAAGCCACTAAACAACATCCTCGTCTAGGGAAAGCTGTTAGCATCCCCCTAGAACTGGGCGGGAGAACCTCTGAGTGGCTGCTAGAAAAGTTTTAG
- a CDS encoding serine protease — protein MRFNNNPRVVLGGMLTASVVCLQTQVAFSLPSSQIGKSAKNFTVLIASDYPGSGVIINKKDKTYTVLTAEHVVRHSDFQYHIVTQDGKKHPVKYQTVKKFPGVDLAVVTFTSDKDYNSAKLAKAEEAGIGSIVYTAGYPDPGQAIENRIFQFTDGKVSGVNPKAKDGYSLIYTNITRKGMSGGPVLNTNGELVGIHGRAETDVQGDVQVKAGLNLGIPIKTFLSIAPKVGIKLDFKTPPNSTAKSPSPVVNPAIPPVSPPGFQPTSSPTPATPRRPRRPKPIRPKANDGSSPVCAGSSC, from the coding sequence ATGCGCTTTAACAATAATCCAAGAGTAGTTTTGGGTGGAATGCTGACAGCAAGCGTCGTTTGTCTACAAACGCAGGTTGCTTTTAGTTTGCCATCTAGCCAAATTGGCAAAAGTGCTAAGAATTTTACGGTTCTAATTGCTAGCGATTATCCAGGGTCTGGGGTAATCATCAACAAGAAGGACAAAACCTATACGGTTTTGACTGCTGAGCATGTCGTTAGACATTCGGACTTTCAATATCATATTGTCACCCAGGATGGGAAAAAACATCCGGTGAAATATCAAACAGTTAAGAAGTTTCCTGGGGTTGATTTGGCGGTGGTGACCTTTACCAGTGACAAAGACTACAACAGCGCCAAGCTAGCTAAGGCTGAGGAAGCGGGAATTGGCTCAATTGTCTATACCGCTGGCTATCCTGATCCAGGCCAAGCCATTGAAAATCGTATTTTTCAATTTACCGACGGAAAAGTGTCCGGCGTCAATCCTAAAGCGAAAGATGGATATTCCCTGATTTATACCAACATTACCCGTAAAGGGATGAGTGGTGGTCCTGTCCTCAATACCAACGGAGAATTAGTGGGGATTCATGGCCGAGCAGAAACGGATGTCCAAGGTGACGTTCAGGTTAAAGCAGGGCTAAACCTAGGAATCCCCATCAAAACTTTCTTATCTATAGCCCCCAAAGTTGGGATAAAACTGGATTTTAAGACTCCACCCAATTCAACAGCTAAGTCACCGTCACCAGTTGTTAATCCTGCTATCCCACCAGTTTCTCCACCTGGCTTTCAGCCAACGTCTAGTCCCACACCTGCTACCCCTAGACGTCCTAGGCGACCCAAACCCATTCGTCCCAAGGCCAATGATGGGTCCTCTCCTGTATGTGCGGGTAGTTCCTGTTAA
- the thyX gene encoding FAD-dependent thymidylate synthase, with amino-acid sequence MDERFTVEVISQTPNPQQITYAAMHQDYAEQLVATDRDQWPEEAKCGELVIRNLLQGNRGHYGPLEHPQIVLNFGYFPHSTMQQMRTHRNVSFDVQSFRYTGQRILDVVAGTQELEDVFYLRPVDTYTNRQGKKYDYTLEQRQQDLDWCRQACQRYAERIEQGLAEEHARGLIPFDVRQHWVMSANARSLMHLLDIRGKYDVQMETRVMTELMFTQFQQWMPEVAAWYEKTRWRKGPLAP; translated from the coding sequence ATGGACGAACGGTTTACGGTTGAGGTCATTTCCCAAACCCCCAATCCCCAACAGATTACCTATGCTGCCATGCATCAGGACTATGCCGAACAGTTGGTCGCGACTGATCGGGATCAATGGCCAGAGGAAGCGAAATGCGGAGAGTTGGTGATTAGGAATTTGCTCCAAGGCAATCGCGGTCATTATGGCCCCCTTGAGCATCCTCAAATTGTGCTCAACTTTGGCTATTTTCCCCACAGCACCATGCAGCAAATGCGGACCCATCGGAATGTTTCTTTCGATGTGCAGTCTTTTCGGTATACGGGGCAGCGCATTTTAGATGTGGTGGCCGGCACCCAAGAACTAGAAGATGTTTTCTACTTGCGCCCCGTGGACACCTATACGAATCGCCAAGGTAAAAAGTATGACTATACCCTGGAGCAACGACAACAAGATTTGGACTGGTGCCGCCAAGCCTGTCAGCGCTATGCCGAGCGGATTGAGCAGGGATTGGCAGAAGAGCATGCCCGGGGACTGATTCCTTTTGATGTTCGCCAGCATTGGGTCATGAGTGCCAATGCCCGATCCCTCATGCACCTATTAGATATTCGCGGTAAGTACGATGTCCAAATGGAAACCCGGGTCATGACGGAGTTGATGTTTACCCAATTTCAGCAGTGGATGCCGGAAGTGGCTGCCTGGTATGAAAAAACCCGCTGGCGCAAGGGACCTTTAGCCCCCTAA
- a CDS encoding DoxX family protein: MIDRLLPLVARGFLSAVFIRSGLAHCFNFAGTQQAISSKGLPSGLALVMAIGAILLLLGGGLSVLFGFKARWGAIALIVFLVPATLMFHINFAEQMEQIQFLKNVSLIGGLLLLAQNGPGRYSFDNQELRRSYGKW, translated from the coding sequence ATGATTGATCGGCTATTGCCTCTAGTTGCTAGAGGTTTTCTATCGGCAGTTTTTATCCGTTCCGGCCTTGCTCACTGCTTCAATTTTGCAGGAACCCAACAGGCAATCTCTAGTAAAGGCCTGCCCTCTGGTTTAGCCCTAGTTATGGCCATTGGAGCAATTCTATTACTGCTTGGTGGTGGGCTTTCGGTTTTATTTGGTTTTAAGGCGCGCTGGGGTGCGATCGCATTGATTGTCTTTTTAGTGCCCGCCACTCTGATGTTTCATATCAACTTTGCCGAGCAAATGGAACAAATCCAGTTTTTGAAAAATGTGAGTTTAATCGGTGGGCTTTTGCTCCTAGCTCAAAACGGCCCAGGTCGATACAGTTTTGATAATCAGGAACTGCGTCGAAGTTATGGGAAATGGTAG
- a CDS encoding S41 family peptidase codes for MSKVHVQVLRMVGVAIATPILTLSIAEAKLENSHKALVDQAWQIVQEEYVDRTFNQQDWQEVRQDYLSRSYTSKQDAYVAVSKMVRKLQDPYTRFLTPDGIKDLVDNVSGGFIGVGVTVSLDPLTREWQVLETVADSPAAVAGIQPQDIVVSINGTPTSEINPRQASEYIIGAVGSKVTVQIRRGKEFSRHQLVREKIDVNPLVYEVQETPKGKVGYIRMPVFTTQSAKAMKTALTDLEKRNVKGYVLDLRQNPGGVFDASIDIARMWMGKDRLISSVDEKGKKQNFIAYGPVLTNKPLVILVDEKSASASEVLAAALQDHKRAQLVGTPTFGKGVVQVLKSLEDGSGLVVTVAKYYTPNGKNINQLGIKPNVFVKSEDGKPFKPEPGQVLPPQSDSQYARGLKVLTRKLK; via the coding sequence ATGTCTAAGGTTCATGTGCAAGTGTTGCGGATGGTAGGAGTTGCGATCGCAACTCCAATTCTGACTCTATCCATCGCCGAAGCCAAGCTAGAAAACAGCCATAAAGCGCTGGTGGATCAAGCCTGGCAAATCGTTCAGGAAGAATATGTCGACCGCACCTTCAATCAGCAGGACTGGCAAGAAGTCCGCCAAGACTATTTAAGTCGCTCCTACACCTCCAAACAGGACGCCTATGTGGCCGTCAGCAAGATGGTGCGGAAGCTTCAAGATCCTTACACCCGCTTCCTCACCCCCGATGGCATCAAGGATCTCGTCGACAATGTCTCAGGTGGGTTTATTGGTGTTGGTGTCACGGTTTCCCTTGACCCCTTGACGCGAGAATGGCAGGTGCTAGAGACCGTGGCTGACTCTCCTGCCGCTGTGGCTGGCATTCAGCCTCAAGATATTGTGGTCAGTATTAATGGCACCCCGACCTCGGAGATTAATCCTCGTCAGGCCAGCGAATACATCATTGGAGCCGTGGGGAGTAAGGTCACCGTTCAGATTCGCAGAGGCAAAGAATTTTCTCGCCATCAGCTGGTGCGGGAAAAAATTGACGTCAATCCATTAGTCTACGAAGTGCAAGAAACACCGAAGGGGAAGGTCGGCTATATTCGGATGCCTGTTTTCACTACCCAATCAGCTAAAGCCATGAAAACAGCTCTGACGGATTTAGAAAAGCGAAACGTCAAAGGGTATGTCCTCGATCTGCGTCAAAATCCTGGCGGCGTCTTTGATGCCAGTATCGACATTGCCCGCATGTGGATGGGGAAAGACCGCTTAATTTCCAGTGTGGATGAAAAGGGCAAGAAACAAAACTTTATTGCTTATGGACCGGTCCTTACCAATAAGCCCCTAGTAATTTTGGTAGATGAAAAATCTGCCAGCGCCAGTGAAGTGTTGGCTGCCGCCCTCCAAGATCACAAGCGGGCTCAGCTCGTGGGCACCCCCACCTTTGGCAAAGGGGTTGTTCAAGTGTTGAAAAGTCTAGAAGATGGGTCTGGATTGGTGGTCACGGTCGCCAAATACTATACGCCCAATGGCAAAAACATTAACCAGCTTGGCATCAAACCTAATGTCTTTGTCAAAAGTGAGGACGGCAAGCCTTTCAAGCCAGAGCCGGGTCAAGTTTTACCCCCACAATCCGATTCTCAATATGCTCGGGGACTCAAGGTTTTAACTAGAAAGCTGAAATAG
- the tatC gene encoding twin-arginine translocase subunit TatC: MTPSDLETAPSKAPTDADIQPDANLNDVEMSLFEHLEELRFRIFYALIAVAIGIVGCFFKVNLIVKVLERPAQGVKFLQLAPGEYFFVSLKVAAYSGILVASPFILYQIIQFVLPGLTRSERRLLGPIVLGSSVLFFVGIFFAYVALIPAALNFFIQYGADVVEQLWSIDRYFEFVLLLLFSTGIAFQIPVIQLLLGLTGIVSSRQMLSGWRYVILGAAILGAVLTPSTDPLTQSLLGGAVVGLYFGGIGLVILTGH, encoded by the coding sequence GTGACTCCTTCTGACCTAGAAACAGCACCCTCCAAAGCCCCAACGGATGCCGACATCCAGCCAGATGCGAATCTGAATGACGTGGAAATGTCATTGTTTGAGCATTTAGAGGAGCTACGTTTTCGAATTTTTTATGCGCTGATCGCAGTTGCGATTGGAATTGTCGGTTGCTTCTTCAAGGTCAACTTAATCGTCAAGGTATTAGAGCGTCCAGCTCAAGGGGTTAAATTTTTACAACTTGCCCCTGGAGAATACTTCTTTGTCTCCCTCAAGGTCGCTGCCTATAGTGGCATCCTGGTGGCTAGCCCGTTCATCCTGTATCAAATTATTCAGTTTGTGTTGCCAGGGTTAACTCGCTCGGAGAGACGACTACTCGGACCGATTGTCCTCGGCTCCTCCGTTCTCTTTTTTGTGGGAATTTTCTTTGCCTATGTGGCTCTCATCCCAGCAGCCCTCAATTTCTTCATCCAATATGGTGCGGACGTAGTTGAGCAGCTTTGGTCGATTGATCGCTACTTTGAATTCGTCTTGCTGCTGCTGTTCAGTACAGGGATTGCTTTCCAGATTCCCGTTATCCAGCTTTTATTAGGCCTCACGGGGATTGTTTCCAGCCGCCAGATGTTGTCGGGATGGCGATACGTTATTCTCGGCGCTGCCATTCTGGGTGCCGTACTGACCCCATCGACGGATCCCCTGACCCAAAGCTTGCTGGGAGGCGCTGTTGTGGGCCTCTATTTTGGCGGTATTGGTTTGGTCATACTAACGGGCCATTAG
- the petC gene encoding cytochrome b6-f complex iron-sulfur subunit, whose amino-acid sequence MAQVSGSSDVPDMGRRQFMNLLTFGAITGTALGGLYPVVRYFIPPASGGTGGGLTAKDALGNDVVVSEFLAEHSPGDRTLTQGFKGDPTYVVVTDSNEIADYGLNAVCTHLGCVVPWNAGQNKYICPCHGSQYDSTGKVVRGPAPLSLALVHADDVDGKLVFTTWTETDFRTDKDPWWT is encoded by the coding sequence ATGGCTCAAGTCTCTGGATCTTCTGACGTCCCCGATATGGGACGGCGTCAATTTATGAATTTGCTGACCTTTGGTGCAATTACCGGCACCGCCTTAGGTGGGTTATATCCTGTCGTCAGGTACTTTATTCCTCCTGCTAGTGGAGGAACTGGGGGCGGGCTTACTGCCAAAGACGCCCTAGGTAACGATGTCGTGGTCAGTGAGTTTTTGGCAGAACATAGCCCAGGTGACCGCACCTTAACCCAAGGTTTCAAGGGAGATCCAACCTACGTTGTTGTCACAGATAGCAATGAGATCGCAGACTATGGTTTGAATGCGGTCTGCACTCACTTGGGTTGTGTTGTTCCCTGGAATGCAGGCCAGAATAAATATATTTGCCCTTGTCATGGGTCCCAATATGACTCGACCGGCAAGGTGGTTCGGGGTCCTGCACCGCTCTCTTTGGCCCTCGTTCATGCGGATGATGTAGATGGCAAGTTGGTATTTACGACTTGGACAGAAACGGATTTCCGCACAGACAAAGATCCTTGGTGGACCTAA
- a CDS encoding apocytochrome f, producing MKQSLLSVLTKKSLRLLAALFLVVTSAFSLPQAAQAFPIYAQQAYDSPREANGRIVCANCHLASKPTQVEVPQAVLPNTVFEAVVKIPYNTDAQQVLGSGDLGPLNVGAVLMLPDGFQIAPDDRIPEKMKEEIAGVSFQKYKPDTDNVIVVGPISGADHQEIIFPVLSPDPATDPDIHFGKYSVYAAGNRGRGQIYPTGDKTNVNAVAASTAGIVSSVSEDSVTITTNDGQTVTEAIPAGLEVVVAEGQAVADGAPLSSDPNVGGFGQKDTEIVLQSGTRIKWLMAFFSAIMLSQTLLVLKKKQVEKVQAAEMNF from the coding sequence ATGAAGCAAAGCCTTTTATCTGTCTTAACGAAAAAGAGCCTCCGCCTCTTGGCTGCGCTCTTCCTTGTCGTCACTAGCGCCTTTTCTCTGCCTCAAGCTGCTCAGGCTTTCCCGATCTATGCTCAACAGGCCTACGATAGCCCTAGAGAAGCAAATGGTCGCATTGTCTGTGCTAACTGCCACCTTGCATCCAAGCCCACACAAGTGGAAGTTCCTCAGGCTGTGTTACCCAACACAGTATTTGAAGCCGTTGTCAAAATCCCCTATAACACTGATGCCCAGCAAGTCCTAGGTAGCGGTGATCTAGGACCTTTGAATGTTGGTGCAGTGCTGATGCTGCCTGATGGGTTCCAAATTGCCCCCGATGATCGTATTCCTGAAAAGATGAAGGAAGAGATCGCCGGTGTCAGTTTCCAGAAGTACAAGCCTGATACCGATAACGTGATCGTTGTGGGTCCCATATCAGGGGCTGATCATCAGGAAATTATCTTCCCTGTTCTTTCCCCTGACCCTGCAACGGATCCCGATATTCACTTTGGTAAGTACTCTGTTTATGCTGCGGGTAACCGTGGACGTGGTCAGATTTATCCTACAGGTGACAAGACTAACGTCAATGCGGTCGCTGCTTCCACTGCCGGTATTGTTAGCAGTGTGAGCGAGGATTCCGTTACTATCACCACTAATGATGGTCAGACTGTGACTGAGGCGATTCCCGCCGGTTTAGAGGTTGTGGTAGCTGAAGGGCAAGCCGTTGCTGATGGTGCTCCCCTAAGTTCTGACCCCAACGTGGGTGGCTTTGGCCAAAAAGATACTGAAATTGTTTTGCAGAGCGGCACTCGGATTAAGTGGCTAATGGCCTTCTTCTCTGCCATTATGCTGTCCCAGACACTGCTCGTTCTGAAGAAGAAGCAGGTCGAGAAAGTACAAGCTGCCGAAATGAATTTCTAG